In Streptomyces sp. NBC_00569, a single genomic region encodes these proteins:
- a CDS encoding transposase: MSGRVEGCRWSHGLIRGPELAARVVRAAFPKGTLAVRIREALGSLFEDEAFAGACAGRGCPAVSPGALALVSVLQYAEGLTDRQAADQVRPRMDWKFLLGLELHDPRFDASVLSLFRSRLIEHGLEQTTLELVLERLRGLGLLKAGGRQRTDSTHGLAAVRTLNRMEFVGEALRAVLEALAVAAPACCPA; this comes from the coding sequence GTGAGTGGAAGGGTCGAGGGATGTCGTTGGAGCCACGGGCTGATCAGGGGGCCGGAGCTGGCGGCCCGGGTGGTGCGGGCGGCGTTCCCGAAGGGGACGCTCGCGGTGCGGATCCGGGAGGCGTTGGGCTCGTTGTTTGAGGACGAGGCGTTCGCCGGGGCGTGTGCTGGCCGGGGGTGTCCGGCTGTCTCGCCCGGGGCGTTGGCCTTGGTATCGGTGTTGCAGTACGCGGAGGGGCTGACCGACCGGCAGGCCGCTGACCAGGTGCGGCCCCGGATGGACTGGAAGTTCCTGCTCGGCCTGGAGCTGCACGATCCCAGGTTCGATGCCTCTGTGCTGAGCCTGTTCCGCTCCCGCCTGATCGAGCACGGACTGGAACAGACGACGCTGGAGCTGGTACTTGAACGCCTGCGCGGGCTGGGCCTGCTGAAAGCTGGTGGCCGGCAGCGGACCGATTCGACGCATGGGCTCGCGGCGGTGCGGACGCTGAACCGGATGGAGTTCGTCGGTGAGGCGCTGCGGGCCGTGCTGGAGGCCCTGGCGGTCGCGGCCCCGGCATGCTGTCCGGCCTGA
- a CDS encoding multicopper oxidase domain-containing protein — MDRRSFNRRVLMGGAAAATTATSLSLIAATDAAPADGPVRTAPAGGEVKHIKMYAEKLADGQMGYGFEKGKASVPGPLIELNEGDTLHIEFENTMDVAASLHVHGLDYEVSSDGTKLNRSDVEPGGKRTYTWRTHAPGRRKDGTWRAGSAGYWHYHDHVVGTEHGTGGIRKGLYGPVIVRRKGDVLPDTTFTIVFNDMTINNEPAHEGPDFEATVGDRVEIVMITHGEYYHTFHMHGHRWADNRTGMLTGPDDPSRVVDNKIVGPADSFGFQIIAGEGVGAGAWMYHCHVQSHSDMGMVGLFLVKKEDGTIPGYEPHHPAGHTG; from the coding sequence ATGGACAGACGGAGCTTCAACCGGCGGGTGCTGATGGGCGGGGCTGCCGCCGCGACGACTGCGACATCGTTGTCACTTATCGCGGCCACGGATGCAGCCCCCGCGGACGGCCCGGTGCGCACGGCCCCGGCCGGCGGTGAGGTCAAGCACATCAAGATGTACGCCGAGAAGCTCGCGGACGGGCAGATGGGCTACGGGTTCGAGAAGGGCAAGGCATCCGTACCCGGCCCCCTCATCGAGCTCAACGAGGGCGACACGCTGCACATCGAGTTCGAGAACACCATGGACGTGGCGGCCAGCCTGCACGTCCACGGCCTCGACTACGAGGTCTCCAGTGACGGCACCAAGCTCAACAGGAGCGACGTCGAACCCGGCGGCAAGCGCACCTACACCTGGCGCACGCACGCCCCGGGCCGGCGCAAGGACGGCACGTGGCGCGCGGGCAGTGCGGGGTACTGGCACTATCACGACCACGTCGTCGGCACGGAACACGGCACCGGCGGCATCCGCAAGGGCCTGTACGGGCCGGTGATCGTCCGGCGCAAGGGCGACGTCCTTCCGGACACCACGTTCACCATCGTCTTCAACGACATGACCATCAACAACGAGCCGGCGCACGAAGGCCCCGACTTCGAGGCCACGGTGGGCGATCGCGTCGAGATCGTCATGATCACGCACGGCGAGTACTACCACACCTTCCACATGCACGGTCATCGCTGGGCTGACAACCGCACGGGCATGCTCACCGGACCGGACGACCCGAGCCGCGTCGTCGACAACAAGATCGTCGGACCCGCGGACTCGTTCGGCTTCCAGATCATCGCGGGCGAGGGCGTCGGGGCGGGCGCCTGGATGTACCACTGCCACGTGCAGAGCCATTCCGACATGGGGATGGTGGGGCTGTTCCTGGTGAAGAAGGAGGACGGCACCATCCCGGGCTACGAACCGCACCACCCGGCGGGTCACACCGGCTAG
- a CDS encoding RNA-guided endonuclease InsQ/TnpB family protein — translation MTTERAEVKRQFGHRARLALTPGQVRLMDGQAHAARTMWNCLHDWWTMLPKDKRSLAAADAAIRQARKEIDWLAVLPAQAGQAVLKTYVQAWKNCWNGRADAPNFKARLRTAMSVDIPQGRDLQIKRVHRRWGMVNIPKVGRVRFRWTKDLPVGKLADRENRITGARLVKDGLGWHIAFRVQTLESKPEPHTGPQIGIDAGVNLPLGLSDGNHQDHGRPARLPDGTADRDKWLNPDEKAKLLRLEQRAAHRKSFRKPKERSSNRLNRTYDQIKQLRARATRRVVDWQHQTTTNLARTYGTVVVEQLTITNMVKSAKGTIEEPGKNVAQKSGLNRSISQEAWGRTVTMLTYKTARYGGALHKVPAPGTSLRCSACGFTTPGSREDQATFVCKNPDCGWSGNADWNAARNVLHLYRIGLVAIPAAGRAVVRRTRGAKPATAR, via the coding sequence GTGACTACGGAACGTGCAGAAGTTAAGCGGCAGTTCGGGCACCGTGCCCGGCTGGCGCTGACGCCTGGGCAGGTCCGGCTCATGGACGGCCAGGCGCACGCGGCGCGCACGATGTGGAACTGCTTGCACGACTGGTGGACGATGCTCCCCAAGGACAAGCGTTCCCTGGCTGCGGCCGATGCGGCGATCCGCCAGGCGCGCAAGGAGATCGACTGGCTCGCCGTGCTGCCCGCCCAGGCCGGGCAGGCGGTGCTGAAAACGTACGTCCAGGCGTGGAAGAACTGCTGGAACGGCCGCGCTGACGCACCGAACTTCAAGGCCCGCCTGCGCACGGCGATGTCGGTGGACATCCCGCAGGGGCGCGATCTCCAGATCAAGCGGGTGCACCGCCGTTGGGGCATGGTCAACATCCCCAAGGTCGGACGTGTCCGCTTCCGCTGGACCAAGGACCTCCCGGTCGGCAAGCTCGCCGACAGGGAGAACCGGATCACCGGGGCACGGCTGGTCAAAGACGGACTCGGATGGCATATCGCCTTCCGCGTCCAGACTCTGGAATCAAAGCCTGAGCCGCACACTGGCCCTCAGATCGGCATCGACGCCGGGGTCAATCTTCCCCTTGGCCTGTCCGATGGCAACCATCAGGATCACGGACGACCCGCCCGGCTCCCGGATGGCACCGCCGACCGGGACAAGTGGCTGAACCCGGATGAAAAGGCCAAGCTGCTCCGCCTCGAACAACGGGCCGCGCACCGCAAGTCCTTCCGCAAGCCGAAGGAGCGCAGCTCCAACCGGCTGAACCGCACCTACGACCAGATCAAGCAGCTCCGCGCAAGAGCCACGCGCCGAGTCGTTGACTGGCAGCACCAGACCACAACGAACCTCGCCCGCACCTACGGCACGGTCGTGGTCGAACAACTCACCATCACGAACATGGTCAAGTCGGCCAAGGGCACCATCGAGGAACCAGGGAAAAACGTCGCGCAGAAGTCCGGCCTGAACCGCTCCATCAGCCAGGAGGCATGGGGCCGCACCGTGACGATGCTGACGTACAAGACCGCCCGCTATGGCGGCGCCCTGCACAAGGTCCCCGCCCCGGGCACCTCCCTGCGTTGCTCGGCATGTGGGTTCACGACACCGGGCAGCAGGGAGGACCAGGCCACGTTCGTGTGCAAGAACCCCGACTGCGGCTGGTCCGGCAACGCCGACTGGAACGCGGCCCGGAACGTCTTGCACCTGTACCGGATCGGCCTCGTGGCGATCCCGGCTGCCGGGAGGGCAGTCGTCAGGCGCACTCGTGGCGCCAAGCCCGCCACCGCAAGGTAG
- a CDS encoding glycoside hydrolase family 64 protein has translation MISRRLFLTGAATAATALTYPAWGSTLSPDAKAAPATCELALHNKSLPGTARAYVTGHEQGTDRWVLLKPDGGVYHPDSPSAPQTPLPVDCAIPLGAAGSAPKVLTLPQMYGARVYFVRDNMLDFFLNPGPSLVEPAFATSTDANYGKTWSFCEFTFNSDQLYANISYVDLVTALPIGLTLEGDATHTVAPLPDGAVEKIAADLAAQTAKDGQPWDKLVIRGGDGKVLRVISPQNLMAPYFDRPDQMPFRDVWDSYVDQVWEKYRTTDLKIDLQGGRGVFTGRVSGDTLTFNGGHSFPKPASKDIFTCNHGPFTNNPGDPDDKKGLLARLAAGFNRSIMLTHPEQPNGTTTADYYQGDVTNHWSRVVHANSPIGYAFPYDDVRPDGQPDVSGAAHDGNPRRFTVSVGS, from the coding sequence GTGATATCGCGCAGACTGTTCCTGACCGGCGCCGCCACGGCCGCCACCGCACTCACCTACCCGGCCTGGGGCAGCACCCTCAGCCCGGACGCCAAGGCGGCCCCCGCCACCTGCGAACTCGCCCTGCACAACAAGTCGTTGCCCGGCACCGCGCGCGCCTACGTCACCGGCCACGAGCAGGGCACCGACCGCTGGGTACTGCTCAAGCCCGACGGCGGGGTCTACCACCCCGACTCACCGTCCGCCCCGCAGACCCCGCTGCCCGTCGACTGCGCCATCCCGCTGGGCGCGGCGGGTTCGGCGCCAAAGGTCCTGACGCTTCCTCAGATGTACGGTGCCCGCGTCTACTTCGTACGCGACAACATGCTCGACTTCTTCCTCAACCCCGGCCCCTCGCTCGTCGAGCCGGCCTTCGCGACCTCCACGGACGCGAACTACGGGAAGACCTGGTCGTTCTGCGAATTCACCTTCAACTCCGACCAGTTGTACGCGAACATCAGCTACGTCGACCTGGTGACCGCCCTGCCCATCGGCCTGACCCTGGAGGGCGACGCCACGCACACCGTCGCGCCGCTCCCGGACGGCGCCGTGGAGAAGATCGCCGCGGATCTCGCGGCCCAGACCGCCAAGGACGGGCAGCCCTGGGACAAGCTCGTCATCCGCGGCGGCGACGGCAAGGTCCTGCGCGTCATCTCGCCGCAGAACCTGATGGCCCCGTACTTCGACCGCCCCGACCAGATGCCGTTCAGGGATGTCTGGGACAGCTACGTCGACCAGGTCTGGGAGAAGTACCGCACAACCGACCTGAAGATCGACCTCCAGGGCGGCCGGGGCGTGTTCACCGGTCGCGTCAGCGGCGACACTCTCACCTTCAACGGCGGGCACAGCTTCCCCAAGCCCGCCTCGAAGGACATCTTCACCTGCAACCACGGCCCGTTCACCAACAACCCGGGCGACCCCGACGACAAGAAGGGCCTCCTCGCCCGTCTCGCCGCCGGGTTCAACCGCAGCATCATGCTGACCCACCCCGAGCAGCCGAACGGCACCACGACGGCCGACTACTACCAGGGCGACGTCACCAACCACTGGTCGCGGGTCGTGCACGCCAACTCGCCCATCGGGTACGCCTTCCCCTACGACGACGTGCGTCCCGACGGGCAGCCGGACGTGTCCGGCGCGGCGCACGACGGCAACCCGCGGCGCTTCACCGTCAGCGTCGGATCTTGA
- the ddaH gene encoding dimethylargininase: MPSQKALIRRPGPRLADGLVTHVERTPVDPERALTQWEAYVAALRGHGWETVEVGAADDCPDAVFVEDAVVMYRNVALITRPGAASRRGETAGVEEAVVRLGCSVNRVREPGTLDGGDVLKVGDTIYVGRGGRTNADGVAQLRAVFEPLGARIVAVPVSKVLHLKSAVTALPDGTVVGHEPMVDVPSLFPRFLPVPEEAGAHVVLLGGGKLLIAASAPRTAELYSDIGLEPVLVDIGEFEKLEGCVTCLSVRLRELHS; the protein is encoded by the coding sequence GTGCCCAGCCAGAAGGCCTTGATCCGCCGCCCGGGACCCCGCCTCGCGGACGGGCTCGTCACGCATGTCGAGCGCACGCCCGTCGATCCGGAGCGGGCGCTCACGCAGTGGGAGGCCTACGTCGCGGCGCTGCGGGGGCACGGCTGGGAGACGGTGGAGGTCGGGGCCGCCGACGACTGCCCCGACGCGGTCTTCGTCGAGGACGCGGTGGTCATGTACCGCAACGTCGCGCTGATCACCCGACCCGGCGCCGCGTCCCGGCGCGGGGAGACGGCGGGTGTCGAGGAGGCCGTGGTCCGGCTCGGCTGCTCCGTGAACCGGGTGCGGGAGCCGGGCACCCTCGACGGCGGCGACGTCCTGAAGGTCGGCGACACGATCTACGTCGGACGCGGCGGCCGCACGAACGCGGACGGCGTGGCTCAGCTGCGGGCCGTGTTCGAGCCGCTCGGCGCGCGGATCGTCGCCGTACCGGTCAGCAAGGTGCTGCACCTGAAGTCGGCGGTGACGGCCCTGCCCGACGGAACGGTCGTCGGGCACGAGCCGATGGTGGACGTGCCGTCCCTGTTCCCGCGCTTCCTGCCCGTCCCGGAGGAGGCCGGCGCGCATGTGGTGCTCCTGGGAGGCGGGAAGCTTCTGATCGCGGCGAGCGCGCCGAGGACCGCGGAGCTCTACTCGGATATCGGGCTGGAGCCGGTTCTGGTGGACATCGGCGAGTTCGAAAAGCTCGAAGGCTGTGTGACGTGCCTCTCAGTCAGGCTCCGCGAGCTGCACTCCTGA
- a CDS encoding acyl-ACP desaturase, whose protein sequence is MTITSPHLGSSSSTWTDAQLLYALEEVVEKELNRHLKVAKDWMPHEYVPWADARNFPGFFEDGEAWAKDQSKVTDIGRIALVVNLLTEDNLPSYHHEIASLFGRDGAWGTWVHRWTAEEGRHGIVMRDYLLASRAVDPDQLEQFRMAHMAEGFESDNRHSMLHSVAYVAFQELATRVSHRNTGHQSGDPVCDRMLARIATDENLHMVFYRNLLGAAFELAPDLTMQAVRDVVVNFRMPGHGMPGFERAAAQMAIGEIYNMRIHHDDVIQPVLRFLKVLDIDGLGPEGLKAQEELGLYMGGLDSEAAKFDEKLAARKARMAARAAG, encoded by the coding sequence GTGACCATCACCTCTCCCCACCTCGGCAGCTCGTCCTCCACCTGGACCGACGCGCAGCTGCTGTACGCGCTGGAGGAAGTGGTCGAGAAGGAACTGAACCGGCACCTCAAGGTGGCCAAGGACTGGATGCCGCACGAGTACGTGCCGTGGGCCGACGCCCGTAACTTCCCCGGCTTCTTCGAGGACGGCGAGGCCTGGGCGAAGGACCAGTCCAAGGTCACCGATATCGGCCGGATCGCGCTCGTCGTGAACCTGCTGACCGAGGACAACCTCCCCAGCTACCACCACGAGATCGCCTCCCTCTTCGGCCGCGACGGCGCCTGGGGCACCTGGGTGCACCGCTGGACCGCCGAGGAGGGCCGCCACGGCATCGTGATGCGCGACTACCTGCTGGCCTCGCGCGCGGTCGACCCGGACCAGCTCGAGCAGTTCCGCATGGCGCACATGGCCGAGGGCTTCGAGTCCGACAACCGGCACTCGATGCTGCACTCGGTCGCGTACGTCGCGTTCCAGGAGCTCGCCACCCGCGTCTCGCACCGCAACACCGGCCACCAGTCGGGCGACCCGGTCTGTGACCGCATGCTGGCGCGCATCGCCACCGACGAGAACCTGCACATGGTCTTCTACCGGAACCTGCTCGGCGCGGCCTTCGAGCTCGCCCCCGACCTCACGATGCAGGCCGTGCGCGATGTCGTCGTCAACTTCCGGATGCCCGGCCACGGCATGCCCGGCTTCGAGCGGGCCGCCGCCCAGATGGCCATCGGCGAGATCTACAACATGCGTATCCACCACGACGACGTGATCCAGCCCGTGCTGCGCTTCCTGAAGGTCCTGGACATCGACGGGCTCGGCCCGGAGGGTCTCAAGGCTCAGGAGGAGCTCGGTCTGTACATGGGCGGCCTGGACAGCGAGGCCGCCAAGTTCGACGAGAAGCTGGCGGCCCGCAAGGCCCGCATGGCGGCCCGCGCCGCCGGCTGA
- a CDS encoding GMC family oxidoreductase gives MSKDGEYDYVIVGAGSAGCVLAARLSEDPAVRVALVESGPRDRTPEIRIPAAFPKLFRTPYDWDYSTSKQSALDGRELYWPRGHTLGGSSSMNAMMWVRGHRDDYDAWGEAAGEEWSYEQLARFFQRAERWAGTRRAGSPHGTRGPLWISPPRDPNVTTSAFLDACRAAGLRELTELNHEDHEGFALTPLNQRRGRRWSAADGYLKPAARRPNLHIHTDARVTRLDFDGTRVAGVVAEGVPGVLRARREVILSAGAIGSPQLLQQAGVGDPEQLAEAGIDVRVASPGVGRHLQDHLSFAVTMRCPRPVTLTGADSLANVGRFLLAGRGPLTSNVGEAVAFIRTRPELAAPDIELIYAPVPFVNHGLTPPVEHGITIGVVLLQPASEGLITPGGADPSARPLIDPGYLARDEDLRTLMAGVRRAEELLAAQSLTPYTDGPLGPYPGAVGDEELAQAIRSGAETLYHPVGTCRMGTDEDSVTDPRLRVRGVEALRVVDASVMPRITRGHTHAPTVALAEKAAELIREDAGA, from the coding sequence TTGAGCAAGGACGGCGAGTACGACTACGTCATCGTCGGGGCCGGGTCGGCCGGCTGTGTGCTGGCCGCGCGGCTGTCGGAGGATCCGGCCGTGCGCGTCGCGCTCGTCGAGTCGGGCCCGCGCGACCGCACACCCGAGATCCGCATCCCGGCGGCGTTCCCGAAGCTGTTCAGGACGCCGTACGACTGGGACTACTCGACGTCCAAGCAGTCCGCGCTCGACGGCCGCGAGCTGTACTGGCCGCGCGGCCACACCCTCGGCGGATCATCCTCGATGAACGCCATGATGTGGGTGCGCGGCCACCGCGACGACTACGACGCGTGGGGCGAGGCGGCCGGTGAGGAGTGGTCGTACGAGCAGCTCGCGCGCTTCTTCCAGCGCGCCGAACGCTGGGCGGGCACCCGGCGGGCCGGCTCTCCGCACGGCACCCGGGGCCCGCTGTGGATCTCCCCGCCGCGCGACCCGAACGTGACGACGTCCGCCTTCCTCGACGCCTGCCGCGCCGCCGGTCTTCGCGAGCTGACCGAGCTGAACCACGAGGACCACGAGGGCTTCGCGCTCACCCCGCTCAACCAGCGCCGCGGCCGCCGGTGGAGCGCGGCCGACGGCTATCTGAAACCGGCCGCGCGCAGGCCCAACCTGCACATCCACACCGACGCCCGGGTCACGCGCCTCGACTTCGACGGCACCCGCGTGGCCGGCGTCGTCGCCGAAGGAGTCCCCGGCGTCCTGCGCGCCCGCCGCGAGGTGATCCTCAGCGCGGGCGCGATCGGTTCACCGCAGCTGCTCCAGCAGGCGGGCGTCGGTGACCCCGAGCAGCTCGCCGAGGCCGGGATCGACGTCCGCGTCGCGTCTCCCGGCGTCGGCCGCCACCTCCAGGACCATCTCTCCTTCGCCGTCACGATGCGCTGCCCCCGGCCCGTCACCCTCACCGGCGCGGACTCCCTCGCCAATGTCGGCCGCTTCCTCCTGGCCGGCCGCGGACCGCTCACGTCGAACGTCGGAGAGGCGGTCGCCTTCATCAGGACACGCCCCGAACTGGCCGCCCCCGACATCGAGTTGATCTACGCGCCGGTGCCGTTCGTCAACCACGGGCTCACCCCGCCCGTCGAGCACGGCATCACGATCGGCGTCGTCCTGCTCCAGCCCGCCAGCGAGGGCCTCATCACCCCGGGCGGGGCAGACCCCTCGGCGCGGCCGCTGATCGACCCCGGCTATCTCGCCCGCGACGAGGACCTGCGCACGCTGATGGCCGGCGTGCGCCGCGCCGAGGAACTCCTCGCGGCCCAGTCGCTCACCCCGTACACCGACGGGCCCCTCGGGCCGTACCCGGGGGCCGTCGGCGACGAGGAGCTCGCCCAGGCGATCCGATCGGGCGCCGAAACGCTCTACCACCCCGTCGGCACCTGCCGCATGGGCACCGACGAGGACTCGGTGACGGACCCGCGCCTGCGGGTCAGGGGCGTCGAGGCCCTGCGCGTCGTCGACGCCTCGGTGATGCCGCGCATCACCCGCGGCCACACCCACGCCCCGACCGTCGCCCTCGCGGAGAAGGCGGCAGAGCTCATCCGCGAGGACGCCGGGGCGTGA
- a CDS encoding WhiB family transcriptional regulator, translating to MYSNHTLRPVTSAPVAPVPVPSWQDAALCAQTGADFFFPEPGSSVREAKSICGRCEMRSACLEYALDNDERFGVWGGLSEKERLQLRRG from the coding sequence ATGTACTCGAACCACACGCTGCGCCCCGTGACGAGCGCTCCCGTGGCCCCCGTCCCCGTCCCCTCATGGCAGGACGCGGCGCTGTGCGCCCAGACGGGCGCCGACTTCTTCTTTCCCGAGCCCGGCAGCTCCGTGCGCGAGGCGAAGAGCATCTGCGGCCGGTGCGAGATGCGCTCCGCCTGCCTGGAGTACGCGCTCGACAACGACGAACGCTTCGGCGTCTGGGGCGGACTCTCCGAGAAGGAGCGCCTCCAACTGCGTCGCGGCTGA
- a CDS encoding VOC family protein, with protein sequence MLTTRFVDGSPNWLDLGTPHLDAAVSFYSGLFGWQFQTGGPEVGGYGLFQLDGKSVAGAMTVTADQAPPSWTVYFQTQDADATVKAAERAGGSTPFQTMDVLDLGRMAVVADSAGALFGLWQPGRNKGLDLATVDGSLNWIELYTPDVGAAKDFYGSVLGWGTFDVSFPGGTYVTVNPAGTSQDDMFGGMVTLGDDPSESDIGAHWTPYFHVPDVDAIAARAQELGGKVRFAPTSLPGVGRIAKLTDPQGARFAVIKGDPDQT encoded by the coding sequence ATGCTCACCACCCGTTTCGTCGACGGCTCGCCGAACTGGCTGGATCTCGGAACGCCGCATCTCGACGCCGCCGTTTCCTTCTACAGCGGACTCTTCGGCTGGCAGTTCCAGACGGGCGGCCCCGAGGTCGGCGGCTACGGCCTGTTCCAGCTGGACGGCAAGAGCGTGGCCGGCGCTATGACGGTCACGGCCGACCAGGCCCCGCCGTCCTGGACCGTCTATTTCCAGACGCAGGACGCGGACGCGACCGTGAAGGCCGCTGAGCGGGCCGGTGGATCCACGCCGTTCCAGACCATGGATGTGTTGGACCTGGGCCGCATGGCCGTCGTCGCCGATTCCGCGGGGGCGTTGTTCGGCCTCTGGCAGCCAGGACGGAACAAGGGCCTGGATCTCGCCACGGTCGACGGCTCGCTCAACTGGATCGAGCTGTACACCCCGGACGTCGGCGCGGCCAAGGATTTCTACGGTTCGGTGCTCGGCTGGGGCACGTTCGACGTGTCGTTCCCCGGCGGTACGTATGTGACGGTGAACCCGGCCGGCACGAGCCAGGACGACATGTTCGGCGGCATGGTCACGCTGGGCGACGACCCGTCGGAGTCCGACATCGGGGCGCACTGGACGCCGTACTTCCATGTGCCGGACGTCGACGCAATCGCCGCCCGGGCCCAGGAGCTCGGAGGTAAGGTGCGGTTCGCGCCCACGAGCCTGCCCGGCGTCGGCCGTATCGCCAAGCTGACCGACCCGCAGGGCGCCCGCTTCGCGGTGATCAAGGGAGACCCGGACCAGACCTGA